The genomic window AGCTGGAGAAATCTATACACAACAATCTATACACAATCTTGCCTCGTAAGCAACGCCTGCACAAAGAATGAACGTGTGCTGCGAGACTTAGCCTACAAATCATCAGCTGTCTATCATATCACACTGGGACATCAACGTGACATTTCTGTGAACTGCACTCACGACTGCAAGCCTGCCTCTCAAATAAACAGCAGCAGGTTAACGCAAGGCCGATTCGGCCCAAAGATAGGAGCAGAGACGGTGTTTCCGCTCTTTATCTTCATCAAGGCAATTGCTTTAAAAGGAAATATTGATTAGTCACATGGAAAACTCTCAAACATTAGATTCCAgtgcttttaaatgaatacccattgcagtgtgaaattaaacagtatttcattttagaaaataacaaAACCGTGCATATTACATGGTTATCTTTGGTTTTTCTGATAACAGTAATACTCCAGTGAAACtcaattttttcagttttagggTATAGGGTTGAAATTAGGGTTAGGCCAGTGCTAGGAAAACGTTCAGTGTCAGGGTTCAGGCAAGATTTGgatatttgaattattatttttttttttttacaaggaaaCACTTCATACAAAATAAAGGACTTTAAACATTACTTAGCATGCCGTTTATTGAACTGACGATGCTAGAGTTGTATTAATCACTTTAATAGCAGATCAGATGTTTAAGAAGACTCCTATGGCTGGAATCAAAGTGTGGTTGAGAGAACGGATTCAACCTGCCACCATATGGTTATCCATGCTGAAACGAATACAAAATACAGTCACTGAccatcaacaaacaaacaaccatttttttttgttgttgtggaaAACCGTAACAGCCTACCTTTCTAACTTATGGCCAGGAAATGACGCTGTTCTCACACCAGCAGGCCTCTTGCAAAAGGCACTGAAAACCTGATGAACATTCATAGGACTCAGTCAGccgaaaataaaaaatgatcatttttacattaccagcatttagctgacgcccttatccagagcgacttacacaacactcttcacatagcatttacattgtttccatttagacagctggatatgtactgaagcaattcaggtcaagtaccttgctcaaggctacaacggcagtgtcctacccaggaattgaacctatgaccttttcggttacaagcccagtttctcacccactgtgctacactgcctaCACTTTTTTCCTATATTTCCTATAACCAGCTTTGTTATGGGGCTCCTGGCCCAAAGCACAGCCAGTAGCCAGCTGCCATTGTTGTGTTGTGAGAACATTCATACAGTACAATGGCCGCCTCACCCCAAGTAGCACCACAAACGACACACTGAATACTAGATCAGCCATACACGCACTTGGAATTCTCTGCTTTAagtacataaaaaaaagaaccccaCAGGTGCAGTTTCTGGGTAATGCCGATGGGATTCCGCCAGGCGTGCAGCCTAACTATTCAGGCCAAAGACACGACCTGCGTGGCCTTAGCATAGCGGTATTCCCATCTGAGTTTCCGCTCGCGGTCTTTACCCTGAAACATCGGTTCCAGCTGTCCCAGGACTCCCTGGAGATAAGCTCCGCAAGGCAACACTATGTATAACTCTAGCCTGCACTGGATTCTTCTGTCCGAGATACAGGAGAACTTGCCATGCTGTGTTGCGATACACTGTTACAGTACTGGGCAGCACGTGTATTAATCACACATTCCAGCTGGCTCTTTcaaaagcccctcccccccgccccccgccccccactcgAGACAGCCATGTAAATTACCTCAGTCTTACAGAATTCAAACTGGCTACCCTACAGAACAGAGGCCACGCCCAAAACCTTACGGTTGCCCCCGATCAAGAAAaagttaaatcattttaaaagctaATTTCCATAGCTGGGCTTCAACAGGATGTAACTGGGGGAAAGTTTGCAGCTTCAGGGTAAAGGCCCTGGGGCTTTACCCTAACATTTCTTTAAGGAGTACATGTGCTCCTAATTAGAAAAATTTAGAAACACACTAATGTATcacaattagtagatgtgctcctaaatcctttttccagttagcacacatcaattttcaggagcaaatgctcctaaagtGGGAGCACTGTAGGGCACTGTCGAGCCCTGAGAGAGGCGATTTAATTACAGACAGCTGCTCAGGGAGTGAGTGTGTCACCGGGCTTGATTCACCCGGCAAAAATAGAGCGGGGTTTTCCTTCACCTCTGACCGACTCACCTGAGGCTAcgctccagccaatcagaggaggcCCTTCGCTGAACGCTCAGCCACACATAAAACACTTCCTCCTGCATCACCATGGCCACCGAGGGGTGACCTCACTCACCAGAGGTTGCGGTGCACTGGTGTGACTCTGATGATGTAACGCTCGACAACCACTTTTTGCAGTATGACAGCTCTCAAAATGCAGTCACATTAGCATGTGGTCATAGTCAATGTCATCCTCCACCCGaaagcccagcccagccccccccccccccccccccacacacacacacacacacacaaagctgctGATGTCATCATATACAGCCTCTATCAACAAGCATCACTGTTTTACTcatttgcgtttttttttgtttcgtttttttgcCTCCTCTTGGTGAGCAACAATGGTCACTCCCATTATTAGCTGTGGATGTTCACCCCAAAATGAAcacctcacactgcactgccatTATGTTTTTCTGGCATATCGGTTGCACGGTTACACCCCTGCAGCAGTTGCCTCTTGTGATTACATACCTCCAGAACAAGGAGTCTGGAAGTCATGCTTATTATCGGACACCTGTTGCAGCTGGCCAACACATCTTCCACTCAGATAACGGCAGGTAACAAGCCATCTGAGACTACGCCATGTCCTGCGTTTCAACGGATAAGACCAGAGACAAAGTGCGCTTCTGAACCGAGGCATACATCTGGACCTAAAGCAATATTGAACGAAATAAACACGGAGGGAGCCCCACTACTTAAGAGCATAGAAACTGAGCGCATTTGCATAAGGACTTTCCGAGGTCAGGGATAACGCATTACTATAAAAGGGTGTGCCACAATAGTCAAGCTACATCCACGTTCTATGTACTATGAGAAACAGCTGCATTTCAGAGAAAGAACGAGGCTTCAACCATTTTCTACAAGGTGGTCTTCATACTGCACAAGCTATTATTcagaaaggtggggggggggggtcaaagaatttatttaaattcaattatcCACCATTATACAGCTATTTGAAACATTGGGTAAGTTAGCTGTGCTGCGTAAAGGTTTGAGCTACATAAGGTGCACGAATATTAATCAAACATATTTCATACTAGGTGAATCATAAGAACTGAGGCACCTCGTTTACCTTGTTGCTATAGTTTTCTAATTTCTCTGACGATGCAGGAAACCAGCGCACTTCCACTACATCAACAACCATTAGGGATAAATGACATTTAACAGCGGTCAACAACAAAGACTGAATTGATTTTGTCTTCTTAAATCAGTCAACAGTCAACCGCGAATGAACCATCCATGTGGTGGACAGTGCAGATGGCAGTAATATCGCGAATTGATTTTACATACTCAGAAAATCTCGGAATCATACTGAGCTTTGTAGAATCTTAGTTGTCAAGACACTTCTTGGCAAAACATACCGAATACGTTCGCCGTAGGGCTACTTAACAACGTTCAAAGACAACTTCAAGAACGTGAACAGCCAACTGGAAATGCCTTTTGCCATTCGGTCTCCAAAAGGGTGTGGTGCAGGACGGTTTCATAAACACGGCTAGCCAGCAAGGATAAGAAGCCAAGACAGCAACCTGCTTCACTACATGTCACCCACTATTAATTATCACTTTTTTATTAGCGTCGTGGTGTGCTGCAATGTAGACTAACTGTTACGGAAACTGATGAAGACACCTGTTTGTTGGCTGGGATTTTACACGTTGTCTGTGTGTACTGGCACGTGCTAAATTATAAGCTAGTCAGCTATCCTAGTTTAGTAACCTTACTTTAGCAAAGAGACAACAGAACAATGTTATTTCTAAAACAATGAGCACCACCTTTGTCCATTGTGTACAATTATTCTACCAAGTGCCATGTAATAAAATCGACATTTTGGCATGGAAACAAAACCAGTCTCTGCTTTCAGTATCAACATGATTTTTTGATGTAACGTGAAACTTAGCTACGATAATTAGACGTTTTTTAGACCAACAAAAATACAAGGCTTAACCTTAGGTTACAATACGTATAATTTAAGCAGCTAGCTGACTAGCGTGACAGGTAAGGTAGCTCCTAATCGTTGAATCAACCTAGAATGTTATACGCTGATGGTCTGGGTAAAATAGTTAACCTTCGTCCTTCATTGTAACCAGTGTAGCTCTGTCAATACCTTCATCATTACATGTAGCAAGCTAGCCACCACAGCAAAAGTTAATAGACAAGCTGGCCAGAAAGCGTGCCTGGACAGTTAGTTAGTAGGCTTCCTACAATAAACACTGCAATGAGCCTGGCCAAAATATTTTACGCATCCAGCCCTTGGATGGTTAGCTAattcagctaacgttagcgacaAAGAAATCTTTTCAAAATAAGTAGACTACGTTATACTAAGAGCCTGTCCGGTTGTGtttacaaattacaaaagaTACGTCTGGAGACATCATTTGAGATGGGATGGATCATGAACgagatagctagcttgctcaacaAAGCAAGGTTTATTCGGCAACGTCTCTCAAGCCATGACCGTGGTCCTCTCTTAACCGCCAGACGCATATAACACATTACAACTAAGGTTGGTAGTCAGCTAACTAGCGAGAACGTCGCCTTGCaagagaaaacaagagggaAGCAGCTGCTTAGCCAGTGTTACCTAGCTCGGATAATGCTACGGTAAATTCCGTATGCTTACCTGCTGCCCTCGTATAGTGAGTCCGTAACGATGGTTAGGCAATAAAAGAAACCTAAATAACAAAAAGTAGCTAACGCtagaaaagttgtttttttgcctttcttcacgttcttttgttttttctgttataGCTGCTCCAACGCGCTTTCAAGTCCCCTCCACAACTGCCGTGATGACGACCCTCCCAACACAGTCTGTGCCCGACAAAACCTGAATTTAGTAGCGCCTCTCCCCTTTCTTGAAAGTGTATTGGGTTCTGTCTGGAAATATGGCGAAAAGGGCGTGGACGGTATTAAACGGCGTGACGTCAACGCGTATACAGCGTCCTAGGCAGGATGGATGGAAACTGCACAACTGTGTGTTACTATCTGTAACGTCTAGCACAGATAGTAACACACGTCTAGCAATACCATAGGCCAATGTATTTGTAGACGCTAGCACAAATTCTAGAGCACATTTTCCAGGCACGAACAATCCGTAATTACTCTTAATGCGTGCCATCTCTGGACCATGCTAGCGTATAGTCAAGCGATGGAACGGTCCAAGGGTTAACACCCATTATGTTAACGCCACATTGCTCATGAGCTTGTACAGTATTTCGTCAAATTGTAGTGTTTCCAGAGCTTCTGGAGACACTGCTTTGAGGTCCTGGTGCCCACGTGACTCATGGATATGCAGTGTTCTGATCGTAGTTAAACAATTTACAGTCTCCATTTCCAGAGTCTATTTATGTATTTCGATACGAGTTATGGCCAGGAGCAAAATTTTAGGTAAGCAACTGTGCACCTGAGAGTGAAAATGAAACCCAAATTATGGGTAAGCAGAGTAGTTTGTTTTTTacatattgtttttataaaagtTCACAGCAATAACACGCAAACAAACTCATTACCCGGTTATGGAAAACGAGGCCATTGGTACAAACTGGGACAGACTGAATTGTTCATGTGATACTCAGATCAACTTTATAACCAAATTGAAAAGATATCACACTATATTTTCTGTATATCTGTAACGAacaacagaattaaaaatattgaatacaaAGCTAGCTGGTTGACAAAAAGCATTTACATTATGTCCCAACCACTAGAGGGGAggaacacacattaaaaatgttcaatttcttCCAAAAACTGTATGACTGGCGCACTAAATTCTACAAATGAAGAAATGCTTAAATAAGACAGACAACATGTATTTGCTTACACtctttaatagtttttttttgtggaacatGGTGCTTTCCCCaaagtttacatttaaataatggcGTTGCTTTATTTGTACATGACACACAAAATATCTAGAGACTAATCTGTCCCATGTGTCTTTTCCAAATCCTAGCTATAGTGCTTGCAGTAGGTCCCAATATGTCTGAAGCTATTTAAAACAGTAGTCCGTGAAAAGCAAATCTAACTGATAtcattccaaaataaatattcagtacATGTAGTTTACATTGAATTTTTGGATTAAATTTCTTaccattattttcaaaattatacaGACCAAAACACATAAGTATTCTGGGGTGATTGTTCAAAGAGAAGACTGAAATAATTGCTTTTCTGACAAATGGCTAGAGGTGACGCTGAAGTTGTCATACTGccaaatgacacaaaataaaGCTCAGGTGCACCCTCTGGTGTCCAGACCTGACCACAACAGCATTCGTTAGGACTGACTCTTTTTTACGACATACGGACATCATAAGCACTAGCACCTGAACAGTACCAGTGATCCACTGTCAATCAGTGGTTCAAAACTGAATGAATCCATTCTGCAGCTGCATTTGTCTGGTGTATTCCAGAGAACTTTCAACCGTTTACCACTGATGGTTGGGGTTTACATAGGTCTTTCAGGAACATGCAACATCCTCTCACAGGCATCCTggtgtttctctctttttcatattcctccacccccaaccccatcctTTCATCAGACATGTTTCTTCTGCTGAAGCACCACACTCCTCCTTTCACACATTCATCCTTTTCCCCACCTTCTCCGGTCCTCCGgttcccccttccctctcaagcgccccccccccccacccccacccccaccccccctcataTGGGCGTGGCCCTCCACTCCTTGCCCTCGGTGAGCGCGCGCGGCTGGTGGATGAAGACGGTGTAGCGCACGCCCTGGTTGGCGGCGGCCCGGACGAAGCCGCTGTTGGCCGTCATGGTGACGGCGCGCAGCGAGTCGCCGGTGCCGAAGATGGTGAGCGAGCGGCGGTTGACCTTGGAGCTGGTGACCAGGCGGAGGGTGCGGTCCGAGGGCTGGTCCGGCACCACCCGCAGGCGGGCCAGCAGCTCCTCGGCCCGGGCCTTCTCCCCGGGGCCCCCCAGCGTGTCCAGGATCACCCGGAAGTCGTGCACGGCCGACTGGCAGGCGAACAGCTCCTTGCCCTGCATGAACTCCTCCAGCTTGGGCAGGACCTTCTCCTGCCGCTCCTGGGCCGCCTGCTCCGTCAGCACCTGCTCCCGGAAGGCGAAGTGGCAGTTGCCGTGGCTGAGCGAGGACACGTAGGTTATGAGCGTGGTGATGTCCAGGTTGGCCCGTTTGCACACGTCCACCTTCACCTCCGTCGGGAAGGCCAGGCTGGCCACCACGGTGGCCCGGTCTACCCTGGTGTGCAGGGCGTCCTCGTCGTCCTCATCGTCGTGCTCTTCCTCCCCCTGGCCCTCCTCGTCCCCGccgccctcctctccctcccccccgctgctgccgtcctcctcgtcctcgctCCCCTCCTCCCGGGCCCCGCCCTCGTCCACCCCGCCGACCGAGTTGACGGCCACGATGTCCCCGCGCACGGAGATGCCCATCTCCCGCAGCCGGTCGGCCATGGGGCTGGACACCCCGTTGTAGAAGGCGAAGATGATGTGGGGGTTGCTGTACTGCACGGTCTGCTGGCGGCTGGCCTGCAGGAAGTCCTCGGCCTGCCGCACCACGCTCTTGTCGCCgtactggccccgcccctgccagATGTTGTGCAGCGCCTCGGCCTTGCGCCCGATGGCCTTCACCCAGGTGTGGCCGCCGTTGGCCACCACGTCCACCACCAGCGTCTGCTTGTGCCCGCCGGGGCCCTCGTAGGTGAAGACGTGCAGCACGCCCACCACGTCCTCCA from Anguilla anguilla isolate fAngAng1 chromosome 8, fAngAng1.pri, whole genome shotgun sequence includes these protein-coding regions:
- the c8h7orf25 gene encoding UPF0415 protein C7orf25 homolog: MATQSMLQDRIREAQDLLGRVEQLCGQQPRSVEGRAKLCSKLRAELKFLQKVEAGKVLIKESHLQSTNLTHLKAIVESAESLEDVVGVLHVFTYEGPGGHKQTLVVDVVANGGHTWVKAIGRKAEALHNIWQGRGQYGDKSVVRQAEDFLQASRQQTVQYSNPHIIFAFYNGVSSPMADRLREMGISVRGDIVAVNSVGGVDEGGAREEGSEDEEDGSSGGEGEEGGGDEEGQGEEEHDDEDDEDALHTRVDRATVVASLAFPTEVKVDVCKRANLDITTLITYVSSLSHGNCHFAFREQVLTEQAAQERQEKVLPKLEEFMQGKELFACQSAVHDFRVILDTLGGPGEKARAEELLARLRVVPDQPSDRTLRLVTSSKVNRRSLTIFGTGDSLRAVTMTANSGFVRAAANQGVRYTVFIHQPRALTEGKEWRATPI